The Aspergillus nidulans FGSC A4 chromosome VIII genome contains the following window.
TCTGCCTCGCGTGGCTAATTAGCAAAGCGGTCAAAGACAGAGAGTTCTCACCGCATACCCAAAGAACACATAGACTAAAATCCAGGACATATTCTTGGACGAAAGTCGGTCACGGGCCAGCATCGTGAAAGTCGTCAGGAACCCTATAAGGTGCAATGTCTTGGCATCAACCGCTTGGCATGCGTAACGATCCACTTACCCAGGTACAGGATGATAATCACAGGAACAAATCGAAAGAAGGCTTTGGTCTAAAACAGGAGAAATCAGCCTTACTGCGTTGGCGCCGGGGCGGGTAAGGTACCATCTCTTTGAGAACGGGAATCTATTGCAAGTCTGTCAATTCGTGCAAGGCTTTTCACGCGGCATAAACATACAAGACTTCCAAAGTAGGGATTCAAGCTGACGAGGGAAAATATCCTGTTTCAGATTGTTATTTTTCTGTTCTCGATACTAAAGATGCTCTGGTGCAAACATGCCTTGGTACGAGAAACAGTGCCTCCAAAGAAAGTATGTCAAACGACAGGTCTGTGATGTATTCGTCCTTTTTACCTAAGCCGATAGTTCCTAGGCAGGGTCTTCAGTAAAGAATCCATAGAGCAGGCACAAAAGACTGCATGAAGCTACAATGCGAGGTATTTGGATGTGGGAGCTGATTGAGTGCGATCGGTATCGTTGGCACTCTGAGCAGTTTCAACAAAATAGTAAACTTACTTGTCACGACAAATACAAGTCCAGTCCCAATTATGCACAGATCCCAGAGGTTCCAGAAGGTCATCTGGTAGAAAAGCATGCCAGAGTCTACGAGGCCGCTCAGCTCATCATAAGCGAAAGCTGCAATCCAGACGTATAATATGGCTTCGAAGTTCCCAACTCTCGCTGGGTTTCGTTCCAGCAGGACTGCATAGtagagaaggaggaaggagacAAAGAACCCAGCTTCGAAAGCCTTCCGATACACAGGAACACGGAGACGAGAATAAGGATCAGCCGTCCTGTTATGCTCGTGAGTACATCTGAGGCTTGATTTTGGACAAGAATGAGGGGCCTACCTTTTGTTGAAGCGCTGAGGTTTCTTGGTGGAGTGGACACTCAGCGAGTCCCAAAAGACTATTTCTCCGTTCCAAATGTCATTCACCACTTTCTGCACCACCTTCTGACTGAGAAACTTCTTTGCGTGGGCGATAGTAGCAATCTCGAGTGCATTCAGGCCAAGGAACATGGAGAacccatctccatctccatcaggGAAGTAGTTGTTAGTCTCCAGATGTTCACTACCAAAATAGTCCTCGTGTTGTCTGTTTCTCTCTAAAAGTTGTGATCGAGTAGTGGAGCTGGACAGCAACGGCGTATGCTCATCTCCGGGCAAATTATTCTCAACCATACAAGTTGCACGGCCGCCTATACCAGCCTCGGCAGAGTCAATACTGCTCGTGTATTGGGTTGGGGGTTTaagctcctcaaggagaTACTCGATCAATTCGCGTTCATTGAGATGGCAGAGGAACTGCCAAGCCACATACTCGCACGCATATCCTCTCGTTTCGTTTTGGCCATCGTCGTGCTCAGCAAACTTATCGAACCTCCACTTGAGGATCCTGTATCGCAGACTCAGAAACACAGTCAAGGTGGAGCGGCATTTCCCAACTTACATCAATGCAGGCACAATACGAGGATTATGAGAATCTTCTGCCAATGAATTTACCAGTGCTCGCAGACGTGGGTCTGGAGCCAGTTTTAACTCCTCGAATTTATACCAAACCTCTGATATAGACGATATCATGAAACTGGCCAAAGCGAGTTAGCTCAGCACGGGCACAGCGATCCTAGATCATGTTACCTATGCAACTTCTGAACCACATCGACGAGAGgctcgtcatcatcaataATCGGGATTTCAACACGGTCATTTATCGACGGAGCTAGCGATGCCATGGACTCGTGCAACATTATGGGAGATGAATGTCTAACCCCCAGAAGACTTATCCAACTCTCAGCCGACTCAGGGGTCTACCACAAGTTGGGAATAGGTTTGGCTTCTAGTACTGTATACTGAATGGCGATAACTCGATCGCCCGTCTTTAACAGTTGAGAAATCAGAAGTCTGTCTTGTTGAGAGCAGTGCCTACATTTACGGTCTGGCAGCTAGTTAGATGCTATAGGCAGGCTTAAAAGGACTTGGGGCCAGGAATGCGCACCTGGGCGCAGGTACGGACAGCAGTGACCTAGCGATTTTGGAGCTGCTTATTGGTTGAGATGATTCAACCTTCGTGCAAAGTAAGCCGTCTATAGGtcaggaggagaaagagatatAGTCGCATTCAAGAAGCTCTGCACATCAATTTTGCCAAATACACTTCATAATGAACTCCAAGACATTAAGCAAAGAGAAACACTAAAGGTGGTCGTGCACTACCTAGAATATTGAATGGAAGATGGCCAAAGAGATAAGCCGGCCTTCACCGCCTTTCTGCCATGTGATGTCGCGGCCACCCGTCTCTGGACCCTCTTAGGTGCCGTACGCGTCCTCTGTCCTCCAATTGTGATCTCTGATCGTACAGGTCAGGTCTCATCGGAGATAGTTCGTGGGATAATCATCTGGGTTTTCTTTAGATGCTTTCCTAAACATGATTGTTTTATGAACCTATTCTTATGAAATGAAGACGCCGCGACACTATGGGTCAAGGCTACTCCCTCACGACCCTCTCTGCGGGTTCGGCGGGGATCGATATTCCCGAGCTGTCCGACCTGACATATGAGAAATCTATGGGTGGCGGCCGGTTCATGAAGAGTATTCGAGCAAGGCAAAAGAATGGCTTAGTCTTTGTAAAGGTAATCATGAAGCCTTACCCGAGTATGAAGCTTGAGCCATATGTCAGAGCTATTATCCGTATGTCTTAGCTGTTTATTCGTCCAATACCAAAGCTCTAATACTCTACAGGGGAACGCAAGCTCTTATCAGATATTCCAAATGCGTTGGCATATCAGAGAATACTCGAAACGAGTACTGGGGGTTACCTCGTTCGTCAGTACATCCACAGCTCGCTCTATGATCGCATGAGGTATGGATCGCTCCACTGTTTTAGCATATACAATGGCTAATTTGCATAGTACTCGACCTTTTCCAGAGGACATTGAGAAGAAATGGATCGCTTTCCAACTCCTCTGTGCTCTCAGGGATTGCCATGCGGTTGATGTCTTCCACGGTGATATCAAGACAGAAAATGTCTTGGTCACGGCCTGGAACTGGGTGTACCTCTCagatttctcctcttctttcaaaCCTACCTTTCTCCCGGAGGACAACCCTGCCGACTTTTCGTTCTATTTTGACACATCCGGACGTCGAACTTGCTACCTGGCTCCGGAACGGTTCCTTGTCGCCAACGAGGAGCCAGGGAGTAGGAACGTGAACTGGGCCATGGACATATTCAGCGCTGGCTGTGTCATTGCCGAGTTATTCTTGGAGTCGCCCATATTCACACTGAGTCAGATCTACAAGTACAGAAAAGGTGAATACAGTCCCGAGCATAGCCAGCTAGCCAAGATTGAAGATCCCGAAATACGCGCTCTGATCCTCCATATGATCCAACTCGACCCTGAATCCAGATACTCGGCAGAGGAATATTTGAACTTCTGGAAGATCAAGGCATTCCCCGAATATTTTTACAGCTTTCTACACCAATACATGTCCCTCATGACCGACCCTTCTTCTGGTAGGACGCAAGTTGAGGCTGGGTCGGCAAATCGAGGAGAAGCCGATGACAGGATAGAGCGGGTTTATCTGGACTTTGACAAGATATCCTCTCTTTTAGGTGCGCACCTTGAGCCCGGCAAAGACGGGTCCTTGAGCACAACTTCTAAGCTTACAAGCGGTACCTTCCCTGTGGAGCTTGACCTGCCGCGTTACAAATACTCGGATCGCACGTCAACTGATGACGGGGTGCTGATCTTCCTGACGCTTGTTGTATCCAGTCTCCGCAGCACTTCCAAATCATCAGCCCGAATCAAAGCTTGTGATATCCTTCTTGCATTCGCAGAGAGGCTATCCGACGAAGCAAAGTTAGACCGCATTCTCCCGTACATCATGATCCTGCTCAATGACCGAACGGACTCTGTGAAGATCGCGGCGATACGGTCTCTTGCACGGCTTTTGGAGATGGTCCAAGTTGTCTCGCCCGTCAATGCATATCTCTTCTCCGAATACATCTTTCCGAGACTACAACCGTTTGTTCCAAACGCAAACTCACAGCCCAGTCCGGCTGTACGTGCCGCGTATGCCTCGTGTATTGCATCGCTCGCGCATTCTTCGCTTCGATTCCTGGATATGATTCAAGCATTACGCTCGGACACGCGCCTGCCAGCACTGATACCAGCTGGCTCTGAGCCGAGATGGACTGAGGATTCCACATACCATAATCTGTATGACGTAGCAAGGATAGATCTCCTTGACTACTTTGAAACTCACACCAAAGCCTTGTTGACGGACACCGATGCTTCTGTTCGCCGCGCGTTTCTGGGATCTGTGTCCAGTCTATGCGTGTTTTTCGGTACCATAAAGACAAACGAAGTAATCCTAAGCCATCTCAATACATATCTAAATGATCGGGATTGGATTCTCAAATGTGCGTTCTTCGAGGCTGTCGTGGGCGTTGCTGTTTATGTTGGCACCACCAGCCTGGAGCAGTATATTCTACCTCTAATGGTTCAGTCAATGACAGATCCAGAGGAGTTTGTTGTTGAAAGAGTCCTTCGCTCGCTTGCGGCCATGGCGGACCTTGGTCTTTTCCAGAGACCCACCACTTGGGATCTTTTACACGCCACTGTGCGTTTCTTAGTACATCCAAACGCCTGGATCCGAGAAGCTGCTGTCAGCCTGGTTGTCAATTCAACCAAATTTCTATCCACGGCCGATAAGTACTCCATTCTCACCCCCCTCGTTCGCCCGTTCTTAAAGGTGAGTATCGTGGATTTCTCCGAAGGAGACATACTCGATGCTCTGAAAACTCCACTCCCTAAAGCCTTGTATGACCAAGCGTTTGTGTGGGCATCGCAAGCTGAAAAGGGATTTTTCTGGAAGTCTGTCGGTCGAGATGGTGCTTCTCTGGGTAGCGTTGATGCCGCGTTTCAGAAGAGGGCATCAAAGGCCTTCTCCCTATCCGCGCAACCTAAAAatgatgaggacgagcaATGGATCGCGAAGCTGAGGGCATTAGGATTGACCACTGAGGACGAGTCTAAATTGCTCGCCTTGAGGGAGCACATTTGGAGGGTCTCCATGCGTCAAACCAAGGATCATGAGAGCGCAGGGGCTTCGTTGAATAACGTGGTTGCCTTAATCGATTATGGAGTTACACCCCAAACAGTGTTCTTTGACAAAAGCCAAAACGTCAAGGCGCGAAGAAATCACGAGAATCCTGTCGGGAGGCCGCAATTAACCCGAGCCGAAGATAGTAAGGCACATACCATCGCCGACGCACTGCTTGATGCCTCCACCACAATCGACAATAATGCAAACTCGCGACGGCGACATGCACGCACCAAAAGTCAAGCTCAGCAGGAAATCGAAGCCGCTATCTCGACTCCGAGGCCGAACAATATTGAGGTACTTCGTGCAGAAGACTCTCCCGCATCTTCCCCTATCGCGTCGTCGCCAAGTGCAGCGCCGGGATCTCGCCCAATGTCGCCCCCTAGCTCTGATGCTGAGCGCAAGCTACCGGAAGGTAGACGGAGCCCTGGTCAAGAGAGCTCGTCAACGGAGACGGACAACCTTAGTCTGAGGAGATTGAAAGCTGGGGTGCAGAAAAAATCGAGTGCGATAAGTTTGCTCAATCGCAGGGATACCGCAAAGGCATACGCAGAAACAGGGACCAGTTCAGCGAATGTCTTTGGTAAAATCGGCGTTCCAGCCCAGAGGGATGCTATatcgcctgctcctcgtGAAAGGAAGCCTGTGGACCTGCAGACGCATCAGTACCGCGCCAATCACTCGTACGCAGGGAACGATCCCATGATTCTCAGACTTCTAGACTCTGTATTTGCGGAGAACTATCCCACAGATTTCTTTGACCTTGGTCCCTATGTCAAAGAGTTGGATACTCGACGGCCGATTATGAAAGCGGACGGCGATGTGAGCAAAGTCTGGAAACCAACAGGGACGCTGGTGACGCTCTTTGGAGAGCATAGTGGACCTGTGAACCGAGTGGTCGTTGCACCAGATCACTCGTTCTTCATCACCGGTTCCGACGACGGCACTGTCAAAGTATGGGACACCACACGTTTGGAGAAGAACCTCACACCTCGGTCACGCCAAACGTACCGTCACTCTAGCGACGCCAAGGTGAGGGCGTTAACTTTCGTTGAGAATACCCATACATTCGTCAGCGGTGCCACTGATGGCAGTATCCATGCTGTCAAAGTTGGATACCACAATTCCAACGGCACAGTGCGGTATGGGAAGCTACAGCTTGTGCGCGAGTACCAGCTATCCACTACAGATGATGCGTCGCCTGAGTACGCAGTCTGGATGGAACACTTCCGCACGGACGCACAGTCAACACTGCTCATTGCAACGAGCATGTGTCGAATCATCGCTCTAGACATGAAATCCATGCGACCGGTATACACCTTGCAGAACCCGACCCACCACGGAACCCCTACTTCTTTCTGCTGCGACCGTAAACACAACTGGCTCCTCGTCGGTACGACACACGGAATCCTTGACCTGTGGGATCTCCGGTTCCAGGTGCGGCTTAAGGCCTGGGGCCTGTCGGGCTCAGGCCCTATTCAcaggctgcagctccatCCGACCAAAGGCCATGGCCGGTGGGTGTGCGTCTCCGCAAGTGGCAACCATGGAAACGAGATCATTGTCTGGGACATTGAAAAGACCAAGTGCCGTGAAGTGTACCGGGCTGATTCACCCGCACTAGGACACAACCACCCAAACCAGGCAAAGGGCATTTCAGACAAAGAAATTGCCAGGCGGTCCCCACCAAATCTCAAAGACTACGAAGCCTGGCACGTCGAAGGTGACCGCCCAGAAGGCATGCTCAGCCGCTTCGGAACAGGAACCGTCGAACCACCATCCGGTTCACCCTCAACGGGTACCTCATCCGGAACCGGAATCAACACCTTCATCGGCGGATTTGATTGCCCCGAAGATGGGAGAGATAATAGCACCCGCGTCGGCTTCATTATCTCCGGCGGCTGCGACCGCAAAATCCGATTCTGGGATCTGCATCGCCCAGATCAGTCTTGTATTATCAGCGGTCTGGATCCCATCTCCGATGGAACAGTTACAGGGTCCCCGCGGTACGAGGTATCCTCGCCCACGCAATCGCTGACCTTCGCCATCGAGCACCTACCCAACCCCGGTGCCAACGCGGGTGGTGCAAAAGGGAGTGGTAAGAGGAGCGGCGGGGGACGGCTACCAAGGAGCACAGTGATAagcctccagcagcagcagcttttGAAGAGCCATCTAGATTTTATCCAGGATATTGCAGTGCTAAGGGTACCGTATGGGATGATCATAAGCGTGGATCGGGCTGGGATGGTGTATGTTTTTCAGTAGCTACTGTCTACTGTTCACGAGTCTGTACAATATGATGAAATATATGTTGCTTATACTCTCTGCCTACCGAGAAGATCACCACGGACTGAATTGAGAAGTGAGAGGAAACCAAAGCGTATATATTCTGTTATACTAGTAGACGGTATATACTGTAAGCTAAGAGCTTACTAACAACTTGGGCCTGTGGTCTAGGGGTATGACGCCTCATTTGCATTGAGGAAATCCCGGGTTCAATTCCCGGCGGGtccagctttctttttttattcttttttttttgcgctCACTGTTGAGTTCATCATCCTAAGGCTAGGATCGTATCATTTTTTTACCTAGCCTTACGCTGGAGATCTACCGTTCAGCAGTCTCTACTGCATTAAAACGGCGATGAACCCCGCTCATTCCTATCTGTCCATTTCCGCGCCAGAAGCGTCCCTGGACGCGGAGTAAACAACATAATTCCCGCTCAAGCATTCTCCGTGAGGCTTTGTTGAAACGAGAGCCGCCAGACAAAACGAGTCCACCCGATCCGTCCTGTCTTGTGTGGGACAAGGGATTATTGTGCTACAGTTGAAGTTTCATCGGGCGCATATGCACATTGCATAATATAGATCCAACGTTGAATATGATCTGTCCGTTTTAACGTTCGAGAATATGCTAAGCGATGATTTCTCCATTGGCATCCGCCGTTGAAATCCCTGTAAATACAAGTGCAGGTGATGAATCATAAATGCTGCATGGGATTTCAGTGGAGTGTGGGACACAGTTCAGTGAGGTTGGCCACTCTTTTTGATTTCTCTCTGTCGAGAATCGATAGACCACGCTGCACATGAGGTTACCGAGGGTTATGTCCGTAGGTAGATAGTACATTTAGTTCCTACTCTGCCGCCATAGTGGTATCACAGGGCTCGAGGAAAGTATCGATAAGATACAATATATTTAGAGGTGGGTAAGCACTACGATCCCATTAGGTGGACTAGGTGATGGTCGCTGGCCGAGGGTCACgcaaatatatatcaagCGCAACAACATATGGCATGCGGCAAGCAGAACACGCAATAGATCCTCCCAAGGACAAATCCATAGCTTGACCAGACACATTCTGGGACAATACAATGCGCGAGACTTGCTCTGAAATCGTGGGTAGTTCTAAGAGTGCTTTGCCTGAATCTACGCCCATATCTCCTATGATATCTGCGCTACAGCGAAAAGTGCCAAATTCTCTACTCCATACATTTTGTCCCAATTCCAGTCGTTTTTAAGCAAACAAGGCGCAGCCGCGCAAGGACATTGAGTGGTATCCAATGCGCTCGGCTCAATACGGGCTCCCATCCGCAAGACTGACCATTCTAATCTACCGATACCCACAGCGGCAGCCACACCAGACGTTCCCGCTTTACGTACAGATGAAGGGCCAAAATGCGGGACGTGTTAAGCCTACGACGGTGCCATCCAGCAGGACTGTCAGGCATGGACTCCGGTTGGGCTCGTGCTGACGTCGGAGATCATGATAGCGTTCAATCAAAGACAGGATGACCGGAACTGCAGGTGGAGCAGCAGAATTGTGCCTCAATATTGATCAGTGACACCTAGGTCGATGCTGTCGGCGACTCGGGCAGCACGGGAGGTCGTCGTTTGATCTGGCTGCAGAACTGTCCGGGGCACCGAGCCTACGTGACACAGATTGGGGCTTGCGAACAAAAATCTATAGTGTCGTCGCTGCTCCGTCGATGCTTCGCTGCTTGCAGCGAAGCAGTCACGACGTTGTGATTCTGACGAGTCGATCTTTGCACTGCGTGGACTATGGTGATGGCTGATGCAGGATTCGAGTGCAGCACAGCAGTACCCGTACTCTTACGCGGTGGAATCAGTGATTCGCCAGTCCCCCCAACGCGAATTTGCAGCTTCCAgcctgcagcctgcagcctGGAACCTGGGGCTCTGGGCCTGGGGATGGCTCGACGCTCGAGTCAGGGCCGCGATCGAAGCTGAAGGCTAGGAACGCGAGACCCGCAGTTTGCGGCATGAAACCAACGGGCGCGAGGGAAAGAATAAAACACGCGGACAGACCACCGATCGGCGGAGAAAACAAGATGTGAACCGTCGCGGCGAGCGACTAGGGAGATTGATATTTCAATATGCACATCATTGGTACTGGGCAGCTGTGTTGGCAATTGCGGGTAAACGGAGAGATCGGTCGCGGTCTCCAATGAGATTGAAAATAAtgccttttttttatgtTACTGAGGCTGACTGTACATGTGACACAAAATTGTACAACCTCCCGAACGACTCGAGCACGGGTTTGGGGAGGATGTACGGTGTTACGCCGAAGTCGCACAGTCGCTCTGATTAAGTTTGTCAGCCTGTCGACCGCTCAAACTCTGGCGGGATAAATGATGATCATCGATGGACAGATTCAGCAAGAAATGCAAGAAATGCAAGAAATACTGGGGATTACTGAGTAACCCGACCTGGATGCCTCACTGCACACAGCAGCCAAACGCGCCCAGGTTGTCGTTTGGACTGGGATCATGGATTGCTGGCCAGGATCCTAAGGTGTGGGGGCTCGTAGCCAAATCACAAATTCTCCGATACGCGAAGGAAACGGTCACGATAAGGTCATCGTACTGACAGCAGACAGTGGGCGGCAGACTGACAACAGAACTGACAGAGAACAGACAGCAGGCAGCCGACAGCCGTCAGCCACACAAAACGACTGGGATAAGCTTAGATCGAGCGGTCTCGATCTATCGATTCATTGATACGACGTCGTCACCCACCCAAATAAGGTGCAGAATCGGGAATCCCAGAAAAGTACCGGAAATGTACCAGATATATACCAGAGATACCCAGAAATATACAGAAATATCCAGAAATATACAAAAACATACAGGAATATACCAGAAACATACCAGAAACAGCGTATCGAGGCCAGCCGACTGGTAAATAACGATCATCCCTGAGCCAGAGAACTGCTGTCCTCGGTTTCATATCCCTCAACCCCTGATAAGCTCGAGCTCGGTTAGCGCCTGTTAGCCTGGCTAGCCTGCTAGCACTGAAGCCATATTTGTCACTGCTGGAGTCCTGGCTCTTTGCCATAGACCATGGCCGACCATGGTCGGCCTGCTCGGGCTCGTGGCGATCCCGCCATCGCGTGGAAGCTTCCACTCTTCCACTTTACGATTCAGGAATCCACGATTCCACGGTCTCACGGTCTCAAGGATGGGCGGTCAGTAGACCGTCTCATATACATCACTTCGTGACATATTTTGAGAGCAGGATCCACAAATATCAGCTTGGCTGGGCGTTCTCTGCAGAGCTTCCCACTCGCCATGACCGCGTCCCTGACTAGGCTCTAGCAGCACTGGCGCAGGAACGACAAACGACTCCGCAGCCTAGACTGAACTCAGTAATAATGgaattatattattataattatcATAATGAAATTCTGATATTAATATCCGCGCCCCTTAGCCCGTGGTCTAAACTCTCCCAGGACAAGATTGACTCCCTGCTTGCCGTGgtctcctcttttccccctGTTCTTGGTCCTGTAcctcctgttcctgttcctgactGCCCCCTCCCGCTTCGGCTCTTCCCTCCTCACCTCTTACCAtcactcctccttctctctgTCTTCGTGAGCTTTCCCCTTCCATCCCAAATCTCCTCAACGGCGGCTCAGAGAGGTACTGAAGCAAGGTATTTTTTGCTTCGATATCCGTCCGACCTCTCTCGCTCGACGGTTTGTTGGACTGGAGATGCTCTTCGCTTTATAGCAATCAGACAGCCAGCCTTCACCCGGTCATTCACTTAGGCTGCACCTTGTTTCCCGCCATTGtccttccctttcttctcgtctctcGCTCTCGTTCTCCCTCAGCAGTGCTGCCCCGCCTGGCTAAATTCCTGTCGGGCGTTTCCATACTCGCGATACCACCATACAGTCCTTTGCATAACCGTCTTCGCTCGCCAATATGGGTGCGTCTCTGAGAGACCACTCTTTCCGCCCGCCGACCCGCGACCGCCCGTCGACGCGCGACCAGGGCGAGAATTCGCTGGTCGTTCCTAGCCGTACATCCTCGCTCCATTCTCGTATCACACAGCCGATCCCATCCCAGTCCAATGCCAAACCGGCCCAACGCACACCCAAAACACTCACTCATGCGTATATGGTATGTGGTGTCGGCCGCGAGCCCGCCCAGTGGGTGAAGGCGCCCACGCCTTCCCAGGGAAAGATCGGTCATATGAAGGGCGCTGTCGGCCAGTTTTGGCTGCCTGAGATCCTGGGAAGCAGTCCCCGCCTGGAGCAGGACAATGAGATCGCCAAAGCTTTACATTCAGCAATGAGGGTGTGTATTTGGATGATAGTCTACACTCGGTTGAATAGACTAACCTATGTTTACAGGCCTGCTTTCCTCATGATGTCGAGATTTGCACCGGCAAGAATCAACCGCACTGTGTCCACCATGCTTTCGTCCTGCAGCAGGACTCATCACACACCCTATACGGCATTGCCCTCCGCGTCTGGTCGCGAGCCGATGAGAAGCGTGCTGAGACCATCCGCGAGCTGCGTAAGAAGACCGAGTCGGATTACTACGACAATCCCGAAGAGACATATTGGATCCCATACTGTTTGAGTTTCCTTTCTCGATATCCGTTGTACGACCTGCTCGGCGACTATCTCCGTGGAATGTGGATCCACTGGAACAAGGCCACGAATCTGTTCCACGCTGAGGAGGTCTCCCGCATCCTCAGCTTCCCCGCGCCTCGCCTCAATGATCTTGTCCGGATCGACATGAAGGACTATGCGCTCTGCTACCAGTTCCCGTCCTCCCCCACGGGCTTCCAGAACTTCTCGATGTGGCCGTTGTTCACGTGTCTCTCGATCCCCAACATTGTCGGCGTAATTGAAGCCGCAGTTTCCCCGACTCGCCGTATTATCTTTGTCAGTCATTACCCGGCCATGCTCACTATTGCGGCCGAAACTATCCGCTACTGCGTTCGTGTCTACGAGTGGAGCGGCTTATATGTACCTGTGGTCCATGCCCGCCATATCAAAGACCTTGTGCAGGAACCTGGACCCTACATTCTTGGTGTGACGGCTGAGTGCCGAACACTTTTCAACGCGCCATCCGACGCTCTGGTAGTGGACCTGGACCGGAACTTTGTTCTCACCTCCAGCCCACCGAACATCCTGAACCCCGGCCAGCGAACTAAGTTCATCAACCGCTTGACGCAGGCGTTGAACGGCGATGTCTCCCCGTCGGGTGTTCCCAACCATCTCCGTTCCGCCTACGCCGGCGGCAAACTCATCCCAGCTGGCCAGATCATCGTCATGAGAGGTGAGGTCGAGAGTGTTGAGGAACCCAGCTGGTGGAACCAGGATGCGGTCATGGGTGTTATGGACCACGTGTGTGAGAAATTGGTTAGTACACCGTACCAGCTTCTAGTCTCTGTAAACTGACTCTTTAGGGACGCAACACCGGCATGAAAGCCATTTTTGGCGGATCGGTCAAGAAGCCTCTCATGACCAAGGTGTCTATGAGACATCTGAACGAGATTGTCCGTGAGCGTAACCAGTACTCTCGTGACGCCATGGAAGCCTGGCAAGATTTCATTAACCTCAAGGGTCGCATGGATACCGAGCTGGGCAAGGTCACCAAGCGCAACAACTTCTtggttgaggagctggagacctggAAGCAACAATTCCTCAAGTTCCAGGCCTTCGCTGAACAACTCACCAAAGAAACCAGTGAactcaaggtcaagatcgagAACCATAAGCGTGAGAACCGCCGTCTTTCTAGTCTCATCGATCAGCAGAAGGATGACGTCGCTCGTCTTACTCTGCGTCTCT
Protein-coding sequences here:
- a CDS encoding uncharacterized protein (transcript_id=CADANIAT00002100), with the protein product MLHESMASLAPSINDRVEIPIIDDDEPLVDVVQKLHSFMISSISEVWYKFEELKLAPDPRLRALVNSLAEDSHNPRIVPALMILKWRFDKFAEHDDGQNETRGYACEYVAWQFLCHLNERELIEYLLEELKPPTQYTSSIDSAEAGIGGRATCMVENNLPGDEHTPLLSSSTTRSQLLERNRQHEDYFGSEHLETNNYFPDGDGDGFSMFLGLNALEIATIAHAKKFLSQKVVQKVVNDIWNGEIVFWDSLSVHSTKKPQRFNKRTADPYSRLRVPVYRKAFEAGFFVSFLLLYYAVLLERNPARVGNFEAILYVWIAAFAYDELSGLVDSGMLFYQMTFWNLWDLCIIGTGLVFVVTIFCACSMDSLLKTLPRNYRLRIFSLVSLNPYFGSLTKAFFRFVPVIIILYLGFLTTFTMLARDRLSSKNMSWILVYVFFGTFAMILRMRVDARFCLVSLMSMSMEGVMSHAREEYLFQLAIYVLESSTSKRLTYFMPPLNLIPLLCIRPMRLFLPAAEIRRVRIILLRATHLPCVALLWAYESSRRFLSRRNSLASARMTPKRLSRPTSTIQARSGPYSHHVMALTSGLDVHSRASLRTRRHSQHEQRPGQEEEVADMLDEMERLRAQMGRVAAALGVHHRRRQ
- a CDS encoding ubiquitin-binding serine/threonine protein kinase VPS15 (transcript_id=CADANIAT00002101) — encoded protein: MGQGYSLTTLSAGSAGIDIPELSDLTYEKSMGGGRFMKSIRARQKNGLVFVKVIMKPYPSMKLEPYVRAIIRERKLLSDIPNALAYQRILETSTGGYLVRQYIHSSLYDRMSTRPFPEDIEKKWIAFQLLCALRDCHAVDVFHGDIKTENVLVTAWNWVYLSDFSSSFKPTFLPEDNPADFSFYFDTSGRRTCYLAPERFLVANEEPGSRNVNWAMDIFSAGCVIAELFLESPIFTLSQIYKYRKGEYSPEHSQLAKIEDPEIRALILHMIQLDPESRYSAEEYLNFWKIKAFPEYFYSFLHQYMSLMTDPSSGRTQVEAGSANRGEADDRIERVYLDFDKISSLLGAHLEPGKDGSLSTTSKLTSGTFPVELDLPRYKYSDRTSTDDGVLIFLTLVVSSLRSTSKSSARIKACDILLAFAERLSDEAKLDRILPYIMILLNDRTDSVKIAAIRSLARLLEMVQVVSPVNAYLFSEYIFPRLQPFVPNANSQPSPAVRAAYASCIASLAHSSLRFLDMIQALRSDTRLPALIPAGSEPRWTEDSTYHNLYDVARIDLLDYFETHTKALLTDTDASVRRAFLGSVSSLCVFFGTIKTNEVILSHLNTYLNDRDWILKCAFFEAVVGVAVYVGTTSLEQYILPLMVQSMTDPEEFVVERVLRSLAAMADLGLFQRPTTWDLLHATVRFLVHPNAWIREAAVSLVVNSTKFLSTADKYSILTPLVRPFLKVSIVDFSEGDILDALKTPLPKALYDQAFVWASQAEKGFFWKSVGRDGASLGSVDAAFQKRASKAFSLSAQPKNDEDEQWIAKLRALGLTTEDESKLLALREHIWRVSMRQTKDHESAGASLNNVVALIDYGVTPQTVFFDKSQNVKARRNHENPVGRPQLTRAEDSKAHTIADALLDASTTIDNNANSRRRHARTKSQAQQEIEAAISTPRPNNIEVLRAEDSPASSPIASSPSAAPGSRPMSPPSSDAERKLPEGRRSPGQESSSTETDNLSLRRLKAGVQKKSSAISLLNRRDTAKAYAETGTSSANVFGKIGVPAQRDAISPAPRERKPVDLQTHQYRANHSYAGNDPMILRLLDSVFAENYPTDFFDLGPYVKELDTRRPIMKADGDVSKVWKPTGTLVTLFGEHSGPVNRVVVAPDHSFFITGSDDGTVKVWDTTRLEKNLTPRSRQTYRHSSDAKVRALTFVENTHTFVSGATDGSIHAVKVGYHNSNGTVRYGKLQLVREYQLSTTDDASPEYAVWMEHFRTDAQSTLLIATSMCRIIALDMKSMRPVYTLQNPTHHGTPTSFCCDRKHNWLLVGTTHGILDLWDLRFQVRLKAWGLSGSGPIHRLQLHPTKGHGRWVCVSASGNHGNEIIVWDIEKTKCREVYRADSPALGHNHPNQAKGISDKEIARRSPPNLKDYEAWHVEGDRPEGMLSRFGTGTVEPPSGSPSTGTSSGTGINTFIGGFDCPEDGRDNSTRVGFIISGGCDRKIRFWDLHRPDQSCIISGLDPISDGTVTGSPRYEVSSPTQSLTFAIEHLPNPGANAGGAKGSGKRSGGGRLPRSTVISLQQQQLLKSHLDFIQDIAVLRVPYGMIISVDRAGMVYVFQ